A genome region from Gammaproteobacteria bacterium includes the following:
- a CDS encoding TorF family putative porin: protein MEGSLRAVHKFRKSLRNRLGEVYMFKMKRVAAMAALCAAAASPTAFAGWSGNVGAVSEYMFRGIPQGDGGEPAIQGGIDYAADSGFYLGTWGSNVNWGAGDTELDLYAGFGGETAGGMGYDFGVVYYYYPEEDEYGFDPSANTTEIYGSLSFGMFSLAYYGAVGDYFGVEADLSHYVNGGFSAPLSDKTSLDIAIGYSFGDAFEGEDGAEDTDYIDYSLGISTAIDDTLSASFAIVVTDIDDDDPKFVLGLSKSFDL, encoded by the coding sequence ATGGAGGGCAGCCTCCGCGCCGTGCATAAGTTCAGAAAATCATTGCGCAACCGATTGGGAGAGGTTTACATGTTCAAAATGAAGCGAGTGGCTGCTATGGCGGCATTGTGCGCGGCGGCTGCGAGCCCCACCGCATTTGCCGGTTGGTCGGGGAACGTGGGCGCGGTCAGCGAATACATGTTCCGCGGTATTCCGCAGGGCGACGGTGGTGAACCGGCAATTCAGGGCGGCATCGATTACGCAGCAGATTCCGGTTTCTACTTGGGGACTTGGGGATCCAATGTCAATTGGGGCGCCGGCGATACCGAGCTTGATCTCTACGCGGGTTTCGGCGGTGAGACGGCTGGTGGTATGGGCTACGACTTCGGTGTCGTCTACTACTATTATCCGGAAGAGGATGAGTACGGGTTCGACCCGTCTGCCAACACCACGGAAATCTACGGCAGCCTGTCGTTTGGCATGTTCTCGTTGGCTTACTACGGCGCGGTGGGTGACTACTTCGGCGTCGAGGCTGACCTGAGCCACTACGTCAACGGTGGCTTCTCTGCGCCATTGTCCGACAAGACCTCGCTGGATATTGCGATCGGCTACAGCTTCGGCGATGCCTTCGAAGGTGAGGACGGCGCGGAAGATACCGACTACATCGACTACAGCCTCGGTATTTCCACCGCGATCGATGACACGCTGAGCGCCAGCTTCGCGATCGTTGTTACGGACATCGACGACGACGATCCCAAGTTCGTGTTGGGCCTGTCCAAGAGCTTCGATCTGTAA